From the genome of Mucispirillum schaedleri ASF457:
CCAAGGTGGTGGCAATAAAAAATTATACCGTATTATTGACTTTAAAAGAAATAAAGATGGTATTCCAGCTACTGTTGCAACAATTGAATACGACCCAAATCGTTCTGCTCGTATTGCATTAGTTGTATATAAAGATGGTGAAAAACGCTATATTGTTGCTCCAATATCATTAAAAGTTGGTGATATTATTCAAAGCGGCGAAGGTGCAGATATTAAAGCTGGTCATGCTATGGCATTAAAAGATATGCCTGTTGGAACAGTAATTCACAATGTTGAATTAAGACCTGGTAAAGGTGGTCAATTAGCTCGTTCAGCTGGTTCGTATGCTCAGCTTCTTGCAAAAGAAGGTGAATACTGCCATGTAAGGCTCCCATCTGGTGAGATTAGGCTTGTTAAAGCTGAATGTAAAGCAACTATTGGTCAAGTATCTAACACAGAACATGAAAACTTAAAAATTGGTAAGGCTGGTAGAAAACGCTGGAAAGGTGTTAGACCTACAGTTCGTGGTGTTGCGATGAACCCAGTTGACCACCCAATGGGTGGTGGTGAAGGTAG
Proteins encoded in this window:
- the rplB gene encoding 50S ribosomal protein L2; the protein is MGIKTFKPTSKGVRFRTNSDYADITTSTPEKSLTTVLQSKGGRNNRGRITVRHQGGGNKKLYRIIDFKRNKDGIPATVATIEYDPNRSARIALVVYKDGEKRYIVAPISLKVGDIIQSGEGADIKAGHAMALKDMPVGTVIHNVELRPGKGGQLARSAGSYAQLLAKEGEYCHVRLPSGEIRLVKAECKATIGQVSNTEHENLKIGKAGRKRWKGVRPTVRGVAMNPVDHPMGGGEGRTSGGRHPTTPWGKPTKGYKTRKKNKPSNKYIVSKR